The Candida dubliniensis CD36 chromosome 2, complete sequence genome contains a region encoding:
- a CDS encoding AAA family ATPase, putative — MEYEEQHQSNVNFLSKLTSLSLSEAIRPTTFEQYVGQDHLINPQNGAIRNFIKLGYLPSMILSGPPGIGKTTLASVISYECGLPFLELSATTMTTSDLKIIMETHNTQLVLFIDELHRLTKIQQDWLLPYIENGKIILIGATTVQPNSTRIRQAILSRCQIFKLEKLIVPEIKKVLYHAIIFQNLKRKNLYQLGNIVYKSECFDLILNRAQGDCRIAINLVELISDNFVDNINDVELSKDKLQQIFHSLNYNNSLGFGGDNYDDIMTRFMRILAQGCSRSKKIYKNPLEFVYEDFKCQNFQNHYLQQMQVSDDSDVEPGDIYSEDEEDEPKKMNQLGKHIDDYQLISALFYLNLLLQRGQSPNMIFHYLIMFTIKYIECDNFTLRKLLSFKKAIGNRNNDTEWILSNCVEWLMYQKRTVDGIYLWEYISYIKTFCNKQMKLDDAISNDDDDDEIEIEISYESDDIKMVETFPVFPDPPNSLIADFEVEYI, encoded by the coding sequence AAATCCTCAAAATGGTGCCATtagaaattttattaaattaggTTATTTACCATCAATGATACTTTCAGGACCTCCAGGTATTGGTAAAACTACATTAGCTTCAGTTATTTCTTATGAATGTGGATTACCATTTTTAGAATTATCAGCAACTACAATGACAACACtggatttgaaaattatcatGGAAACTCATAATACTCaattagtattatttattgatgaattacaTCGATTAACGAAAATTCAACAAGATTGGTTATTACcatatattgaaaatgggaaaattatattgattgGTGCAACAACAGTACAACCAAATTCAACAAGGATTCGTCAAGCTATATTATCAAGATgtcaaatatttaaattggaaaaattgattgtgccagaaattaaaaaagttTTATATCATGCCataattttccaaaatttaaaacggaaaaatctttatcaattaggaaatattgtttataaaagtgaatgttttgatttaatattgAATAGAGCTCAAGGTGATTGTAGAATTGCCATAAATTTGGTTGAATTAATTAGtgataattttgttgataatattaatgatgtGGAATTACTGAAAGataaattacaacaaattttccacagtttaaattataataatagtttGGGTTTTGGAGGGGATAATTATGATGATATAATGACAAGATTTATGAGAATATTAGCTCAAGGTTGTTCAAgaagtaaaaaaatttataaaaatcCATTAGAATTTGTTTATGAAGATTTCAAATgtcaaaattttcaaaatcattatcttcAACAAATGCAAGTATCTGATGATAGTGATGTTGAACCTGGGGATATTTATTccgaagatgaagaagacgaaccaaaaaaaatgaatcaattgggAAAAcatattgatgattatcAACTTATTTCAGCATTGTTTTAtcttaatttattattgcaACGAGGGCAATCTCCCAATATGATATtccattatttaataatgtttACTATAAAATACATTGAATGTGATAATTTTACATtaagaaaattattatcatttaaaaaagCCATTGGTAATAGGAATAATGATACAGAATGgatattatcaaattgtgTTGAATGGTTAATGTATCAAAAAAGAACAGTTGATGGTATATATTTGTGGGAATATATTTCATATATTAAAACTTTTTGcaataaacaaatgaaattggaTGATGCTATTagtaatgatgatgatgatgatgaaattgaaattgaaatttcttATGAATctgatgatattaaaatGGTTGAAACGTTTCCTGTATTTCCTGATCCTcctaattcattaatagctgattttgaagttgaatatatttag